In a single window of the Marinobacter bohaiensis genome:
- a CDS encoding DUF2237 family protein, with product MEQAQNDARNVLGEPLEACGYDPKTGFYRDGCCNVGPDDFGVHAVCAVVTDDFLEFSRARGNDLSTPRPEFGFPGLRAGDPWCLCAGRWQEAFNAGQAPRVRLRATHQAALAHCDLDALKRHAVDLS from the coding sequence ATGGAGCAAGCACAAAACGACGCACGCAACGTACTGGGCGAACCCCTGGAGGCTTGCGGCTACGATCCCAAGACCGGTTTCTATCGCGATGGCTGCTGCAACGTCGGCCCGGACGATTTCGGGGTTCATGCCGTGTGCGCCGTGGTCACCGACGATTTTCTCGAGTTCTCCCGGGCGCGCGGCAACGACCTGTCCACACCGCGTCCGGAGTTCGGCTTCCCGGGCCTGCGCGCGGGCGATCCCTGGTGCCTGTGCGCCGGTCGCTGGCAGGAGGCGTTCAACGCCGGGCAGGCGCCCCGGGTGCGACTGCGTGCCACACACCAGGCCGCCCTGGCGCATTGCGACCTCGACGCCCTGAAGCGTCACGCGGTCGATCTGAGCTGA